The following are encoded in a window of Haloarcula laminariae genomic DNA:
- a CDS encoding 50S ribosomal protein L14 — MEALNADVTQGLEKGSLITCADNTGARQLKVISVHGYSGTKNRHPKAGLGDKITVSVTKGTPEMRRQVLEAVVVRQRKPIRRPDGTRVKFEDNAAVIVDENEDPRGTELKGPISREVAERFGSVASAATMIV; from the coding sequence ATGGAGGCGCTCAACGCCGACGTCACCCAGGGCCTGGAGAAGGGCTCGCTGATCACGTGTGCCGACAACACCGGCGCACGCCAGCTGAAAGTCATCTCCGTTCACGGCTACTCGGGGACGAAGAACCGCCATCCGAAGGCGGGGCTGGGCGACAAGATCACGGTCTCGGTCACCAAGGGGACACCCGAAATGCGTCGCCAGGTGCTCGAAGCCGTCGTCGTCCGCCAGCGCAAACCCATCCGCCGTCCCGACGGCACCCGCGTCAAGTTCGAAGACAACGCGGCCGTCATCGTGGACGAGAACGAGGACCCGCGCGGGACCGAGCTGAAAGGCCCCATCTCGCGGGAAGTCGCCGAACGGTTCGGGAGTGTCGCCTCCGCAGCGACGATGATTGTATAG
- the rpl3p gene encoding 50S ribosomal protein L3, protein MPQPSRPRKGSLGFGPRKRSTSETPRFNSWPSDDGQPGVQGFAGYKAGMTHVVLVNDEPNSPREGMEETVPVTVVETPPMRAVALRAYEDTPYGQRPLTEVWTDEFHSDLDRTLNLPEDHDPDAAEEQIRDALGDGRLGDVRLITHTVPDAVPSVPKKKPDVMETRVGGGSVSDRLDHALELVDDGGEHAMNDIFRAGEYTDVAGVTKGKGTQGPVKRWGVQKRKGKHARQGWRRRIGNLGPWNPSRVRSTVPQQGQTGYHQRTELNKRLIDIGEGDEATVDGGFVNYGEVDGPYTLVKGSVPGPDKRLVRFRPAVRPNDQPRLDPEVRFVSTESNQG, encoded by the coding sequence ATGCCACAACCAAGCAGACCACGCAAAGGCTCGCTGGGCTTCGGCCCGCGCAAGCGCTCGACGAGCGAGACGCCTCGCTTCAACAGCTGGCCGTCCGACGACGGGCAGCCGGGCGTCCAAGGGTTCGCCGGCTACAAGGCTGGCATGACACACGTCGTGCTCGTCAACGACGAACCCAACTCCCCCCGCGAGGGGATGGAGGAGACTGTCCCGGTGACAGTCGTCGAGACGCCGCCGATGCGCGCCGTCGCCCTGCGTGCGTACGAAGACACGCCGTACGGTCAGCGTCCGCTGACGGAGGTATGGACCGACGAGTTCCACTCGGACCTCGATCGGACCCTCAACCTGCCGGAGGACCACGACCCGGACGCTGCTGAGGAACAGATCCGCGACGCTCTCGGAGACGGTCGACTGGGCGATGTGCGTCTCATCACGCACACCGTCCCCGACGCCGTCCCGAGCGTCCCGAAGAAAAAGCCCGACGTGATGGAGACTCGCGTCGGCGGTGGGTCCGTTTCGGACCGCCTCGACCACGCCCTCGAGCTCGTCGACGACGGTGGCGAGCACGCGATGAACGACATCTTCCGCGCCGGTGAGTACACCGACGTGGCGGGCGTCACCAAGGGTAAAGGGACACAGGGTCCCGTCAAGCGGTGGGGCGTCCAGAAGCGGAAGGGCAAACACGCCCGTCAGGGCTGGCGCCGACGCATCGGCAACCTCGGCCCGTGGAACCCATCCCGTGTGCGCTCGACGGTCCCCCAGCAGGGGCAGACCGGCTACCACCAGCGCACCGAGCTCAACAAGCGCCTCATCGACATCGGCGAGGGCGACGAAGCCACCGTCGACGGCGGCTTCGTCAACTACGGCGAGGTCGACGGGCCCTACACGCTCGTCAAAGGCTCGGTCCCCGGCCCGGACAAGCGCCTGGTGCGCTTCCGGCCCGCGGTCCGACCCAACGACCAGCCGCGCCTCGACCCCGAGGTGCGCTTTGTCTCCACAGAATCGAACCAGGGATAA
- the mch gene encoding methenyltetrahydromethanopterin cyclohydrolase has product MNTLNRMATELVDEAIDFADELTIDVHALEGDAAVLDFGVEVPGAVEAGLVLAELQTAGLATVQTGMERVGDAPLTHVELATDHPALALLCSQKGGWELATDDFEGLGSGPARALVAEEDIFGRIGYREEEQFAVLAVETDQLPDEAVAAQVAERTGVPETGVFLPVFATASVTGSVVSAARAAELAVFRLAELGYDPAEVLSANGRAPVAPVAADEPTAMARTTDALAYGSEVHLTVDEPVSEVIDEVPSVAGAEYGRPLEGVFEDVDWDFAELPVELFGPAKVTVDVVGGDTHVVGGTSEDVLAESFGL; this is encoded by the coding sequence ATGAACACGCTCAATCGGATGGCCACGGAGCTGGTCGACGAGGCCATCGACTTCGCCGACGAACTGACGATAGACGTCCACGCCCTGGAGGGCGACGCCGCGGTGCTCGACTTCGGCGTCGAGGTCCCCGGCGCCGTCGAGGCCGGGCTGGTGCTCGCCGAACTGCAGACGGCCGGGCTGGCGACGGTCCAGACCGGGATGGAACGCGTCGGGGACGCCCCCCTGACACACGTCGAACTCGCGACGGACCACCCGGCGCTGGCGCTACTCTGTTCGCAGAAGGGCGGCTGGGAGCTCGCGACCGACGACTTCGAGGGGCTCGGGAGCGGGCCGGCCCGCGCGCTGGTCGCCGAGGAGGACATCTTCGGGCGCATCGGCTACCGGGAGGAGGAGCAGTTCGCCGTTCTCGCGGTCGAGACCGACCAGCTACCGGACGAGGCCGTCGCCGCGCAGGTCGCAGAGCGCACCGGCGTCCCGGAGACCGGCGTCTTCCTGCCCGTCTTCGCCACCGCGAGCGTCACGGGCAGCGTCGTGAGCGCGGCGCGGGCCGCCGAGCTCGCCGTCTTCCGGCTGGCCGAGCTGGGCTACGACCCGGCGGAGGTGCTCTCGGCGAACGGGCGCGCGCCGGTCGCCCCCGTCGCCGCCGACGAGCCGACGGCGATGGCCCGGACCACGGACGCCCTGGCCTACGGGAGCGAGGTCCACCTGACCGTCGACGAGCCGGTCAGCGAAGTCATTGACGAGGTCCCCTCCGTCGCGGGCGCGGAGTACGGCCGCCCGCTGGAAGGCGTCTTCGAGGACGTCGACTGGGACTTCGCCGAGCTCCCGGTCGAGCTGTTCGGGCCGGCGAAGGTCACGGTTGACGTGGTCGGGGGCGACACCCACGTCGTCGGCGGGACGAGCGAGGACGTGCTGGCCGAGAGCTTCGGGCTCTGA
- a CDS encoding 30S ribosomal protein S3 → MADEQQFIEDGLQRTQIDEFFAEELGRAGYGGMDVAKTPMGTQIVLKAEKPGMVIGKGGKNIRKITTELEERFNLDDPQIDVQEVEEPDLNARIVADRLGNALERGWYFRKAGHTTIDRIMESGALGAEIVLSGKVTGARSRVEKFNRGYIKHNGEPAEDIVDSGVGVAVMKLGTIGVQVRIIPPEAELPDDFEVYDDVEVEDYVADTDGESVEELLEGEPEEATEAEEAADDATEADAAAPDEEVIEEEVDVPTDDDVEDVDVDELEEAVDEELDEETEAEAEELMDEMDDADDESADDTEEAEQ, encoded by the coding sequence ATGGCCGACGAACAGCAGTTCATCGAGGACGGGCTCCAGCGGACCCAGATAGACGAGTTCTTCGCAGAGGAACTCGGTCGCGCCGGCTACGGCGGCATGGACGTCGCCAAGACCCCGATGGGCACGCAGATCGTCCTCAAGGCCGAAAAGCCCGGGATGGTCATCGGCAAGGGCGGGAAGAACATCCGGAAGATCACGACGGAACTCGAGGAGCGGTTCAACCTCGACGACCCGCAGATCGACGTCCAGGAAGTCGAGGAGCCGGACCTCAACGCCCGCATCGTCGCGGACCGCCTGGGCAACGCCCTCGAACGTGGCTGGTACTTCCGCAAGGCCGGCCATACCACCATCGACCGCATCATGGAGTCGGGCGCGCTCGGTGCCGAGATCGTCCTCTCCGGGAAGGTCACGGGTGCACGCTCGCGCGTGGAGAAGTTCAACCGCGGCTACATCAAGCACAACGGCGAACCCGCCGAGGACATCGTCGACAGCGGCGTCGGCGTCGCCGTGATGAAGCTGGGCACCATCGGTGTCCAGGTGCGCATCATCCCGCCGGAGGCGGAGCTCCCCGACGACTTCGAGGTCTACGACGACGTCGAGGTCGAGGACTACGTCGCCGACACGGACGGGGAAAGCGTCGAGGAACTCCTCGAAGGCGAACCCGAAGAGGCCACCGAGGCCGAGGAAGCGGCCGACGACGCCACCGAGGCCGACGCGGCCGCGCCCGACGAAGAGGTCATCGAGGAAGAGGTCGACGTCCCCACTGACGACGACGTGGAGGACGTCGACGTCGACGAACTCGAAGAGGCCGTCGACGAGGAACTCGACGAGGAGACTGAGGCCGAAGCGGAAGAGCTCATGGACGAGATGGACGACGCGGACGACGAGTCCGCCGACGACACCGAGGAGGCTGAGCAGTAA
- a CDS encoding 30S ribosomal protein S19, producing MSSEYQIGHEGDFTFRGHTLDELQDMELEEVAELLPARQRRSIERGLTEEKQKLLAKARDAEEEETANNPIRTHLRDMPVLPVMVDLTFAVHNGQEFERVRVEPEMLGHYLGEFQLTRSSVEHGQAGIGATRSSKFVPLK from the coding sequence ATGAGTTCGGAATACCAGATCGGCCACGAGGGGGACTTCACCTTCCGAGGCCACACGCTCGACGAGCTGCAGGACATGGAGCTCGAAGAAGTCGCGGAACTGCTCCCCGCTCGCCAGCGGCGAAGTATCGAACGCGGTCTGACCGAGGAAAAGCAGAAGCTCCTCGCGAAGGCCCGCGACGCCGAGGAGGAGGAGACGGCCAACAACCCCATCCGCACGCACCTGCGCGACATGCCGGTGCTGCCGGTGATGGTCGACCTCACCTTCGCCGTCCACAACGGTCAGGAGTTCGAGCGCGTGCGCGTCGAGCCCGAGATGCTCGGCCACTACCTCGGTGAGTTCCAGCTCACCCGCAGCTCGGTCGAACACGGTCAGGCCGGCATCGGGGCGACACGCTCCTCGAAATTCGTACCGCTCAAGTAA
- the rpl4p gene encoding 50S ribosomal protein L4 translates to MQATIYNLDGEADGEVELPGVFETAVRSDLIAKAVHAAQANRKQDYGTDEYAGLRTPAESFGSGRGQAHVPQQDGRARRVPQAVKGRAAHPPKAEKDRSVDINDKERQLAVRSALAATTDAELVAERGHEFDREELPVVVSDDFEDLVKTQEVLGLLEALDIAADIERADETKIKAGKGSMRGRKYRRPSSVLFVTSDEPSKAARNLAGVDVATAREVNAEDLAPGATPGRLTVFTESAVEEVAER, encoded by the coding sequence ATGCAGGCAACTATCTACAATCTGGACGGCGAGGCCGACGGCGAGGTCGAGCTCCCCGGTGTCTTCGAGACAGCGGTCCGCTCGGACCTCATCGCCAAGGCCGTACACGCCGCCCAGGCAAACCGAAAACAGGACTACGGAACCGACGAGTACGCCGGCCTGCGAACGCCGGCAGAGTCGTTCGGTAGCGGCCGCGGGCAGGCACACGTCCCCCAACAGGACGGCCGTGCCCGCCGCGTCCCGCAGGCGGTCAAGGGCCGCGCGGCCCACCCGCCCAAGGCCGAGAAGGACCGCTCCGTCGACATCAACGACAAGGAGCGCCAGCTCGCCGTCCGGTCGGCACTCGCCGCCACGACGGACGCCGAACTCGTCGCCGAGCGCGGCCACGAGTTCGACCGCGAGGAGCTCCCCGTCGTCGTCTCCGACGACTTCGAGGACCTGGTCAAGACCCAGGAGGTCCTGGGACTGCTCGAGGCGCTCGACATCGCGGCAGACATCGAGCGCGCCGACGAGACCAAGATCAAGGCCGGGAAGGGCTCGATGCGCGGTCGGAAGTACCGCCGCCCGTCCTCCGTCCTCTTCGTGACGAGCGACGAGCCGTCGAAGGCGGCCCGCAACCTCGCGGGCGTCGACGTGGCCACGGCCCGTGAGGTCAACGCGGAAGACCTCGCGCCCGGCGCCACGCCCGGTCGGCTCACCGTCTTCACCGAGTCCGCCGTCGAGGAGGTGGCCGAGCGATGA
- the rpmC gene encoding 50S ribosomal protein L29 has translation MAVLHVQEIRDMTPAEREAELEDLKTELLNARATLAAGGAPDNPGRIKELKKAIARIKTIQGEEGDLQSEDE, from the coding sequence ATGGCTGTCCTCCACGTCCAGGAGATCCGCGACATGACCCCCGCCGAACGCGAGGCGGAGCTCGAGGACCTCAAGACGGAGCTGCTCAACGCTCGCGCCACGCTGGCGGCGGGCGGCGCCCCGGACAACCCGGGCCGCATCAAGGAACTGAAGAAGGCCATCGCCCGAATCAAGACGATTCAGGGCGAAGAAGGCGACCTCCAGTCGGAGGACGAATAA
- a CDS encoding MTH1187 family thiamine-binding protein encodes MTCIGFLSVAPVVEESMAPYVADAVAALDEFDVEYETTPMGTVIEADDSEELFAAAHAAHEAVGAQSDRVETFLKIDDKRGVDQRASEKVDRVESELGREARSDAEGGN; translated from the coding sequence ATGACCTGCATCGGGTTCCTGTCGGTCGCACCGGTCGTCGAGGAGAGCATGGCGCCCTACGTCGCCGACGCGGTCGCCGCGTTGGACGAGTTCGACGTGGAGTACGAGACGACGCCGATGGGCACCGTCATCGAGGCCGACGACAGCGAGGAGCTGTTCGCGGCCGCCCACGCCGCCCACGAGGCCGTCGGCGCCCAGTCCGACCGCGTCGAGACGTTCCTGAAGATAGACGACAAGCGCGGGGTCGACCAGCGGGCGAGCGAGAAGGTCGACAGGGTCGAGTCCGAGCTGGGCCGGGAAGCACGGAGCGACGCCGAAGGCGGCAATTAA
- a CDS encoding 50S ribosomal protein L2 codes for MGRRIQGQRRGRGTSTFRAPSHRYKADLQHRKVEDGDVIAGTVVDIEHDPARSAPIAAVEFEDDDHRLVLAPEGVGVGDELQVGVSAEIAPGNTLPLAEIPEGVPVCNVESSPGDGGRFARSSGVNATLLTHDRNVAVVKLPSGEMKRLDPQCRATIGVVAGGGRTDKPFVKAGNKHHKMKARGTKYPRVRGVAMNAVDHPFGGGGRQHPGKPKSISRNAPPGRKVGDIASKRTGRGGNE; via the coding sequence ATGGGACGACGAATCCAGGGACAACGACGCGGTCGCGGGACGTCCACGTTCCGGGCGCCCTCGCACCGCTACAAGGCGGACCTTCAGCACCGAAAAGTCGAAGACGGCGACGTTATCGCCGGGACCGTGGTCGACATCGAACACGACCCGGCCCGCTCGGCGCCCATCGCGGCCGTCGAGTTCGAGGACGACGACCACCGCCTCGTGCTCGCGCCGGAAGGCGTGGGCGTGGGCGACGAACTGCAGGTCGGCGTCAGCGCCGAAATCGCCCCCGGGAACACGCTCCCGCTCGCGGAGATTCCCGAGGGTGTGCCGGTGTGTAACGTCGAGTCCAGCCCCGGTGACGGTGGCCGCTTCGCCCGCTCGTCGGGCGTCAACGCCACGCTGCTCACCCACGACCGCAACGTCGCGGTCGTGAAGCTCCCCTCCGGGGAGATGAAGCGACTGGACCCGCAGTGCCGCGCGACCATCGGCGTCGTCGCCGGTGGCGGCCGGACGGACAAGCCGTTCGTCAAGGCCGGTAACAAGCATCACAAGATGAAAGCCCGCGGGACGAAGTACCCACGCGTCCGTGGTGTCGCGATGAACGCCGTCGACCACCCCTTCGGTGGCGGCGGCCGACAGCACCCCGGCAAGCCCAAGTCCATCTCCCGCAACGCCCCACCGGGCCGCAAAGTCGGGGACATCGCCTCGAAGCGGACCGGTCGAGGTGGTAACGAATGA
- a CDS encoding NAD(P)-dependent oxidoreductase: MELLVFGAGGRVGQRLCGCAVSDGHGITAFVRDAARAPDGVSVVEGDVTDPGAVADAVGGHDAVCSALGPTDGADLALFDTGIENLVAAMEASGVERLVAVAAAGILQATPGRLRLDMAGFPETERPLAAAHRAVYDRLRESALDWTLVCPPRMPDGPPTNHYRIAVDYLPEGGQSVSTGDVARLVYEAAVDGRHRRERVGIAY, from the coding sequence ATGGAGTTGCTCGTCTTCGGTGCCGGGGGCCGCGTCGGTCAGCGTCTCTGTGGGTGTGCGGTGTCCGACGGCCACGGTATAACGGCGTTCGTCCGCGACGCCGCTCGGGCGCCCGACGGAGTCTCGGTCGTCGAGGGGGACGTGACCGACCCCGGAGCCGTGGCCGACGCCGTCGGCGGCCACGACGCCGTCTGTAGCGCGCTGGGCCCGACCGACGGGGCCGACCTGGCTCTGTTCGATACCGGTATCGAGAACCTCGTCGCGGCGATGGAAGCCAGCGGCGTCGAGCGGTTGGTCGCCGTCGCCGCCGCGGGTATCCTCCAGGCCACGCCGGGACGGCTCCGACTCGATATGGCCGGCTTCCCCGAGACGGAACGACCTCTCGCCGCCGCCCACAGAGCGGTGTACGACCGGCTCCGCGAATCGGCGCTCGACTGGACGCTCGTCTGCCCGCCCCGGATGCCGGACGGCCCGCCGACGAACCACTACCGCATCGCGGTCGACTACCTCCCCGAGGGCGGCCAGTCGGTGTCGACCGGCGACGTGGCACGGCTCGTCTACGAGGCGGCCGTCGACGGTCGCCACCGCCGCGAACGGGTCGGTATTGCCTACTGA
- the rplX gene encoding 50S ribosomal protein L24 produces MTTQPDKQRKSDRDAPLHERHKQVRATLSADLREEYGQRNVRVNAGDTVEVLRGDYAGESGEVLTVDLSDAVIHVEDVTLETTDGEEVPRPLDASNVRVTDLNTEDERREARLESEDDSA; encoded by the coding sequence ATGACAACACAACCAGACAAACAGCGAAAGAGCGATCGAGACGCCCCGCTGCACGAGCGACACAAGCAGGTGCGGGCCACGCTGTCGGCCGACCTCCGCGAGGAGTACGGCCAGCGCAACGTCCGCGTCAACGCCGGGGACACCGTCGAGGTGCTCCGTGGCGACTACGCCGGCGAGTCGGGCGAGGTCCTCACCGTCGACCTCTCGGATGCCGTCATCCACGTGGAGGACGTCACCCTGGAGACCACCGACGGCGAGGAAGTTCCCCGCCCGCTCGACGCCTCGAACGTTCGGGTCACGGACCTGAACACCGAGGACGAGCGCCGCGAGGCGCGTCTCGAATCGGAGGATGATTCCGCATGA
- a CDS encoding 50S ribosomal protein L23 produces the protein MSWDVIRYPHVTEKAMNDMDFQNKLQFVVDDAAGKPEVAEAVEEQYDVTVVGVNTQNTMDGEKKAVVRLSEDDDAQEVASRIGVF, from the coding sequence ATGAGCTGGGACGTCATCCGATACCCGCACGTCACCGAGAAGGCCATGAACGACATGGACTTCCAGAACAAGCTCCAGTTCGTCGTCGACGACGCCGCCGGCAAGCCGGAAGTCGCCGAGGCCGTCGAGGAACAGTACGACGTGACCGTCGTCGGCGTGAACACGCAGAACACGATGGACGGCGAGAAGAAGGCCGTCGTTCGCCTCTCAGAGGACGACGACGCGCAGGAAGTCGCCTCCAGAATTGGGGTGTTCTAA
- a CDS encoding RNA methyltransferase, with translation MTTSVLVPDSLTREAEDRREATRKLGYVARAATVFRVDRLTVYPDPDGRGKWEDGFVETVLRYAATPPHLRKEMWGKRDELEYVGVLPPLRVRSQTGSGSEGSGSLRQGIVTEVGADGRVRVNCGMQHPISLPVPADMDVEVGERVTVRVSSRRPVRAKLVDAPTSGFDVVSADLDTALSRDDAGLTIASSRYGEPATTRRLGELAQRRTREGDMTVAFGAPERGLPSILDVDPDAVRGDQQNDESTGFDLWLNTVPNQGSEVVRTEEALFASLACLTLTE, from the coding sequence ATGACGACCAGCGTACTCGTGCCCGACTCCCTCACACGGGAAGCCGAGGACCGCCGCGAGGCGACTCGGAAGCTCGGATACGTGGCCCGCGCGGCCACGGTGTTCCGGGTGGACCGGCTGACAGTGTATCCCGACCCGGACGGTCGGGGCAAGTGGGAAGACGGGTTCGTCGAAACCGTGCTGCGGTACGCCGCGACGCCGCCGCACCTCCGAAAGGAGATGTGGGGCAAGCGGGACGAACTAGAGTACGTGGGCGTCCTGCCGCCGCTCCGCGTGCGTTCACAGACCGGCTCCGGATCCGAGGGTTCGGGGTCGTTAAGACAGGGAATCGTGACCGAGGTCGGAGCTGATGGGCGCGTACGGGTCAATTGCGGAATGCAACACCCGATCTCCCTTCCCGTCCCAGCGGATATGGACGTGGAAGTCGGGGAGCGCGTGACCGTCAGGGTCTCTTCGCGACGGCCGGTCCGGGCGAAACTCGTCGACGCCCCCACATCGGGGTTCGACGTCGTTTCCGCGGACCTCGATACGGCACTCTCGCGTGACGACGCCGGACTCACCATCGCGTCATCGCGGTACGGTGAGCCGGCGACGACTCGTCGCCTGGGCGAACTGGCCCAACGACGGACCCGCGAGGGCGACATGACGGTCGCCTTCGGGGCACCCGAGCGTGGGTTACCGTCCATACTCGACGTGGACCCGGACGCCGTCCGGGGAGACCAGCAGAACGACGAATCCACAGGGTTCGACCTCTGGCTGAATACGGTTCCGAACCAGGGCAGCGAGGTCGTGCGAACGGAAGAAGCACTGTTCGCCTCCCTCGCCTGTCTAACCCTCACGGAGTAA
- a CDS encoding response regulator: MSDGGNVLVVEGDDELRAAYDRVLAEFYSVSTAACGERAFETMTDDTDAVVLDRPLPKMSVAALVGELTARYDRCCVGMVTSSEPHFDVTRWLGIDDYLVKPVTTEQLRATVDRLIALAEYGAIYWRLSQKRVRKSVLVQEKSAAELERSGEFQRLEDEIDRLEAELDDIVDEVSETARGLKHHDS; encoded by the coding sequence ATGTCGGATGGGGGAAATGTCCTCGTCGTCGAAGGCGACGACGAACTCCGGGCGGCCTACGACCGGGTACTCGCTGAGTTCTACTCGGTTTCGACGGCGGCGTGTGGGGAGCGGGCCTTCGAGACGATGACTGACGACACCGACGCCGTCGTGCTTGACCGACCGCTCCCGAAGATGTCGGTGGCCGCGCTCGTCGGCGAGCTCACGGCCCGGTACGACCGCTGCTGTGTGGGGATGGTGACCAGCAGCGAACCGCACTTCGATGTCACCCGGTGGCTGGGCATCGACGACTATCTCGTCAAACCCGTGACCACCGAACAGTTGCGAGCCACCGTCGACCGACTCATCGCGCTGGCCGAGTACGGCGCTATCTACTGGCGACTGAGCCAGAAGCGCGTCAGAAAGAGTGTGCTGGTCCAGGAGAAATCGGCCGCCGAACTCGAACGGAGCGGCGAATTCCAGCGTCTCGAGGACGAAATCGACCGATTGGAGGCCGAACTTGACGACATCGTCGACGAAGTGAGCGAGACGGCGCGCGGTCTGAAGCACCACGACAGCTGA
- a CDS encoding 30S ribosomal protein S17 encodes MALGLNVQEPETACSDQNCPFHGELSVRGQTLEGEVASTDMEKTVVVEREYDVKVPKYDRFMKRRSRVPAHAPDCLDLAVGDTVTIAECRPLSKTKSHVVVAIEDGEQ; translated from the coding sequence ATGGCGCTAGGACTGAACGTACAGGAACCGGAGACGGCCTGTTCCGACCAGAACTGCCCCTTCCACGGAGAGCTCTCCGTGCGCGGGCAGACACTGGAAGGAGAGGTCGCCTCCACTGACATGGAGAAGACCGTCGTCGTCGAACGCGAGTACGACGTGAAGGTGCCCAAATACGACCGCTTTATGAAGCGGCGGAGCCGCGTCCCGGCTCACGCACCCGACTGTCTCGACCTCGCGGTCGGTGACACGGTCACGATAGCAGAGTGTCGACCGCTCTCGAAGACAAAGAGCCACGTCGTTGTGGCTATCGAGGACGGTGAGCAATAA
- a CDS encoding 50S ribosomal protein L22: MGISYSVDADPETTAKAMLRERQMSFKHSKAIAREIKGKTAGEAVEFLDSVIAGDQPIAFKQHNSGVGHKSKVDGWDAGRFPKKASEAFQDLLTNAIGNADHQGFDGESMEIMHVAAHKVGESQGRKPRAMGRASAWNTPQVDVELVLEEVEG; the protein is encoded by the coding sequence ATGGGAATCAGCTACTCAGTCGACGCCGACCCGGAGACCACCGCGAAAGCGATGCTTCGGGAGCGGCAGATGAGCTTCAAGCACAGCAAGGCTATCGCCCGCGAGATCAAGGGCAAGACGGCCGGCGAGGCCGTCGAGTTCCTCGATAGCGTCATCGCCGGCGACCAGCCGATCGCGTTCAAACAGCACAACTCGGGCGTCGGCCACAAGTCGAAGGTCGACGGCTGGGACGCGGGCCGGTTCCCCAAGAAGGCCAGCGAGGCCTTCCAGGACCTGCTCACGAACGCCATCGGCAACGCCGACCACCAGGGATTCGACGGTGAATCCATGGAGATCATGCACGTCGCCGCCCACAAGGTCGGCGAGTCGCAGGGTCGCAAACCGCGCGCGATGGGCCGGGCTTCCGCCTGGAACACGCCGCAGGTGGACGTCGAACTCGTCCTTGAGGAGGTCGAAGGCTAA
- a CDS encoding 30S ribosomal protein S4e, whose amino-acid sequence MSKHQKRLSVPNSWPVERKTATFTVKAGAGPHGESGVPLLIVLRDVLGYADNRKEARYALNEDNVLINGKAVSDEERPVGMFDIMAFTEREEYYRVFPGEGGRLALTAIEADAAESKLGKIATKTNVAGGDVQLGLHDGETLIVEDGDQYSGGDSVVVDNETSEVIAHFEYEEGALVTAVDGAHAGEIGTVDEIQVTPGSAQNNVLVEQDEGEGFETVEEYVVVIDENFTGDDE is encoded by the coding sequence ATGAGCAAGCATCAGAAGCGCCTGTCGGTGCCAAACAGCTGGCCCGTCGAGCGCAAGACGGCAACGTTTACGGTCAAGGCCGGTGCCGGCCCGCACGGTGAGTCGGGGGTCCCCCTGCTCATCGTCCTGCGGGACGTGCTGGGCTACGCCGACAACCGCAAGGAAGCGCGCTACGCGCTCAACGAGGACAACGTCCTCATCAACGGGAAGGCCGTCTCCGACGAGGAACGGCCCGTCGGGATGTTCGACATCATGGCCTTCACCGAGCGCGAGGAGTACTACCGCGTCTTCCCCGGCGAGGGCGGACGGCTGGCGCTGACGGCCATCGAGGCCGACGCCGCCGAGTCCAAGCTCGGGAAGATCGCCACCAAGACCAACGTCGCCGGCGGCGACGTCCAGCTCGGTCTCCACGACGGTGAGACGCTCATCGTCGAGGACGGCGACCAGTACTCGGGCGGCGACTCCGTCGTCGTCGACAACGAGACCAGCGAGGTCATCGCCCACTTCGAGTACGAAGAGGGCGCGCTGGTCACGGCCGTCGACGGCGCCCACGCGGGCGAGATCGGCACCGTCGACGAGATTCAGGTCACCCCCGGCTCGGCCCAGAACAACGTCCTCGTCGAACAGGACGAGGGCGAGGGCTTCGAGACGGTCGAGGAGTACGTCGTCGTCATCGACGAGAACTTCACGGGTGATGACGAATGA
- a CDS encoding ribonuclease P protein component 1 — protein sequence MPLTPETLTRHELVGLDVEVVAASNPDAVGISGSVVMETTQLLTVERDARVWHVPKADATFAFTLDSDETVRVEGERLVDRPARRTANAGDSKWR from the coding sequence ATGCCACTGACACCCGAGACGCTCACACGACACGAACTCGTCGGCCTCGACGTCGAGGTCGTCGCCGCGTCCAACCCGGACGCAGTCGGTATCAGCGGCTCGGTCGTCATGGAGACGACCCAGCTGCTGACGGTAGAGCGAGACGCTCGGGTGTGGCACGTGCCGAAGGCGGACGCGACGTTCGCGTTCACGCTCGACTCGGACGAGACAGTCCGTGTCGAGGGCGAGCGACTCGTCGACCGTCCCGCCCGACGCACAGCGAACGCAGGTGATTCCAAATGGCGCTAG